In one Molothrus aeneus isolate 106 chromosome 8, BPBGC_Maene_1.0, whole genome shotgun sequence genomic region, the following are encoded:
- the NDUFB8 gene encoding NADH dehydrogenase [ubiquinone] 1 beta subcomplex subunit 8, mitochondrial: MAAGALRGVLWPRAAAGLRAARAALAAPSGARAASEMSKDMLPGPYPRTPEERAAAAKKYNMRVEDYQPYPDDGLGYGDYPMLPNKSQYERDPWYQWDQPDMRHNWGEPMHWDFDMYIRNRVDTSPTVVPWHTMSKHFLLFLSIMLIMFGLGEIYPSYRPVGPKQYPFNDLYLERGGDPNKKPPAVIHYEI, encoded by the exons ATGGCGGCGGGCGCTCTCCGCGGTGTCCTCTGGCCCCGGGCGGCCGCCGGGCTCAGGGCGGCCCGGGCCGCCTTGGCGGCGCCTTCGGGGGCGCGGGCGG CCTCGGAGATGTCCAAGGACATGCTGCCTGGGCCGTATCCGCGGACTCCGGAGGAGCGGGCGGCCGCTGCGAAGAAGTACAACATGCGGGTGGAGGACTATCAGCCCTACCCCGACGATGGCTTGGG GTATGGTGACTATCCCATGCTCCCTAATAAGTCTCAATACGAGAGGGACCCCTGGTACCAGTGGGACCAGCCAGACATGAGGCACAACTGGGGAGAGCCG ATGCACTGGGATTTTGACATGTACATTCGGAACCGGGTTGATACATCCCCCACTGTCGTTCCCTGGCACACCATGAGCAAacacttccttctctttttgaGCATAATGCTGATCATGTTTGGTCTTGGAGAGATCTACCCATCCTACAGGCCTGTG GGACCGAAGCAATATCCCTTCAATGACCTGTATCTAGAGAGAGGAGGAGACCCCAATAAAAAGCCACCAGCGGTGATACACTATGAAATTTGA
- the HIF1AN gene encoding hypoxia-inducible factor 1-alpha inhibitor: MAAASSSSSSSSSSSSSSSSSSSCSSLAAAAGCREGPAVAAGPGWSDSQFRRYSFETRPIPRLSHSDPRAEELIENEEPVVLTDTNLVYPALKWDLDYLQENIGNGDFSVYSASTHKFLYYDEKKMANFKNFKPKSSREEMKFAEFVDRLKEIQQKGSAERLYLQQTLNDTVGRKIVVDFLGFNWNWINKQQGKRGWGQLTSNLLLIGMEGNVTPAHYDEQQNFFAQIKGYKRCILFPPDQFECLYPYPVHHPCDRQSQVDFDNPDYEKFPNFRNVVGYETVVGPGDVLYIPMYWWHHIESLLNGGITITVNFWYKGAPTPKRIEYPLKAHQKVAIMRNIEKMLGEALGNPQEVGPLLNMMIKGRYD, encoded by the exons ATGGCGGCGgcctcgtcctcctcctcctcctcttcctcttcttcttcctcctcctcctcctcttcctcctgctcctccttggcGGCCGCCGCGGGTTGCCGGGAGGGCCCGGCGGTGGCGGCAGGGCCCGGCTGGAGCGACTCCCAGTTCCGCCGCTACTCGTTCGAGACGCGGCCCATCCCGCGGCTCAGCCACAGCGACCCCCGCGCCGAGGAGCTCATCGAGAACGAG GAGCCAGTGGTGCTGACAGATACAAATCTGGTTTATCCTGCTCTGAAATGGGACCTGGACTACCTCCAGGAAAACATTGGCAACGGGGACTTCTCAGTGTATAGTGCCAGCACACACAAGTTTTTGTACtatgatgagaaaaaaatggcCAATTTTAAGAACTTCAAACCCAAGTCAAGTAGGGAAGAAATGAAGTTTGCCGAGTTTGTGGACAGACTCAAAGAAATACAACAAAAAGGGAGTGCTGAGAG GCTATATCTACAGCAAACACTGAATGACACAGTTGGAAGGAAGATTGTAGTGGATTTCCTTGGCTTCAACTGGAACTGGATTAACAAGCAGCAAGGGAAACGTGGCTGGGGTCAACTGACTTCTAACTTGCTTCTTATTGGCATGGAAG GGAATGTGACACCAGCTCATTATGACGAGCAACAGAACTTCTTTGCTCAGATTAAGGGTTACAAGAGGTGTATCCTGTTTCCTCCTGATCAGTTTGAATGCCTCTACCCTTATCCTGTGCACCATCCATGTGACAGACAGAGCCAG GTGGACTTTGACAATCCTGACTATGAGAAGTTTCCAAACTTTCGGAATGTGGTTGGCTATGAGACGGTGGTGGGTCCTGGGGATGTGCTGTACATACCTATGTACTG GTGGCACCACATTGAGTCTCTCCTGAATGGGGGGATTACCATCACTGTGAACTTCTGGTACAAG GGTGCCCCAACCCCAAAGAGAATTGAGTATCCCTTAAAGGCTCATCAGAAAGTGGCAATAATGAGGAACATTGAGAAGATGCTGGGAGAAGCCTTAGGAAATCCACAAGAG GTGGGTCCCTTGTTGAATATGATGATTAAGGGCCGGTATGACTAA